From the genome of Chanos chanos chromosome 5, fChaCha1.1, whole genome shotgun sequence, one region includes:
- the spata20 gene encoding spermatogenesis-associated protein 20 has product MLRLAWTRSASTTSRVGPSKFFRVAFLRKDKTHILGSGGDTGHTHTHLFDNSHTIFSNSRSSQDTFRSNGAAFFSMATGGGDSLNTAKHTNRLNKERSPYLLQHAHNPVDWFPWGQEAFDKAKSEDKPIFLSVGYSTCHWCHVMERESFEDEEIGKMLSENFVCIKVDREERPDVDKVYMTFVQATSGGGGWPMSVWLTPDLRPFVGGTYFPPRDSGRRPGLKTVLTRILEQWKDNRAALESSGERVVEALKKGTAVSVIPGETLPPAPDVANRCFQQLAQSYEEEYGGFRDAPKFPSPVNLMFLMSFWAVNQVSSEGAEALQMVLHTLRMMALGGIHDHIAQGFHRYSTDSSWHVPHFEKMLYDQAQLAVAYITAYQVSGERLFADVARDVLLYVSRDLGDKSGGFYSAEDADSLPTPEATEKKEGAFCVWTAGEIRELLSGSVGGASGGATQADIFMHHYGVKDQGNVEPGQDPHGELRGQNVLIVRYSTELTAAHFGLAVDRLSEVLADARAKLAEARKSRPRPHLDTKMLASWNGLMLSGFARVGAVLGDKALLERAEQAARFLQSHLWDEEGKRMLRSCYRGDDMEIENTASPISGFLDDYAFVICGLLDLYEATLSARWLSWAEELQHKQDQLFWDAQGSGYFCSDPSDPALLLTLKEDQDGAEPSGNSVSALNLLRLSHFTGKQDWLERSQQLLTAFSDRLIKVPIALPDMVRGLMAQHYTLKQIVICGQPDAEDTQSLIACVNSLFLPHKVLMLADGNEDSFLYQRLPALSTMGPVEGKAAAYVCQDFTCALPVTCPEELRRLLLE; this is encoded by the exons ATGCTAAGATTGGCCTGGACACGCTCTGCATCAACCACTAGCCGGGTCGGACCGTCTAAGTTTTTCAGGGTAGCTTTTCTGAGAAAAGACAAGACCCATATTCTGGGTAGCGGAGGGGAcactgggcacacacacacccacctcttCGACAACAGTCATACAATATTTTCTAACTCTAGGTCGTCCCAAGACACCTTCAG GAGTAACGGAGCAGCCTTCTTCAGCATGGcaacaggaggaggagacagtctaaacacagccaaacacacaaatcGCTTGAACAAGGAAAGGTCCCCTTACCTACTGCAACATGCACACAACCCTGTGGACTg GTTCCCATGGGGACAGGAAGCTTTTGACAAAGCAAAGAGTGAAGACAAACCCATTTTCTTATCAG TGGGCTACTCAACCTGCCACTGGTGTCATGTAATGGAGAGAGAATCTTTCGAGGATGAAGAGATAGGAAAGATGCTCAGTGAAAACTTTGTCTGTATCAAAGTGGACCGAGAGGAGAGACCAGATGTTGATAAAGTGTACATGACGTTTGTGCAG GCAACCAGTGGAGGAGGGGGATGGCCAATGAGTGTATGGCTGACCCCTGACCTTCGACCTTTTGTAGGAGGCACATACTTTCCACCAAGGGACAGTGGACGGAGACCTGGCCTGAAAACAGTCCTTACGCGAATCCTAGAGCAg tggaaGGATAACAGGGCAGCCCTAGAGTCCAGTGGAGAGAGGGTGGTGGAAGCCCTGAAAAAAGGCACCGCGGTCTCTGTGATCCCAGGGGAGACCCTGCCACCGGCCCCAGACGTTGCCAACAGGTGCTTTCAGCAGCTGGCTCAGTCGTATGAGGAAGAGTATGGAGGATTTCGGGACGCGCCGAAATTCCCATCACCTG tgaacCTCATGTTCCTGATGTCATTCTGGGCGGTGAATCAGGTCTCCTCTGAGGGGGCGGAGGCCCTGCAGATGGTGCTTCACACTCTGAGGATGATGGCGCTGGGTGGTATTCATGATCATATAGCACAG ggCTTTCATCGATACTCCACAGACTCGTCTTGGCATGTGCCCCATTTTGAGAAGATGCTGTACGACCAGGCACAGCTGGCAGTGGCCTACATAACTGCataccag GTGTCCGGGGAACGCCTCTTTGCAGATGTGGCGCGAGATGTGTTGCTCTACGTCTCCAGGGACCTGGGCGACAAG TCTGGAGGTTTCTACAGTGCTGAGGATGCAGACTCCCTGCCTACACCTGAGGCCACAGAGAAGAAGGAAGGTGCTTTCTGCGTGTGGACGGCCGGTGAGATCAGAGAGCTGCTGTCTGGCAGTGTGGGGGGGGCCAGTGGGGGCGCTACACAGGCCGACATCTTTATGCACCATTATGGAGTGAAAGATCAAGGCAACGTGGAGCCTGGGCAG gaCCCTCACGGTGAGCTGCGAGGACAGAACGTGCTGATCGTTCGATACTCCACAGAGCTCACGGCGGCTCATTTCGGCCTGGCGGTGGACAGGCTTTCTGAGGTGCTGGCTGACGCCAGGGCCAAACTGGCAGAGGCACGAAAATCAAGGCCCCGCCCTCACCTAGACACCAAAATGCTCGCCTCCTGGAATG GGCTCATGCTGTCTGGGTTTGCGCGGGTGGGTGCTGTGCTGGGAGACAAAGCCCTGCTGGAGAGAGCGGAGCAGGCGGCCCGGTTCCTCCAGAGCCATCTGTGGGACGAGGAAGGGAAACGGATGCTGCGCTCCTGTTACCGTGGCGACGACATGGAGATAGAAAACAC AGCCTCACCCATCTCTGGCTTTCTGGACGACTACGCCTTCGTCATATGCGGCCTGCTGGACCTGTACGAGGCCACGCTGTCCGCGCGCTGGCTCAGCTGGGCTGAGGAGCTCCAGCACAAACAGGACCAGCTCTTCTGGGACGCCCAGGGCAGCGGCTACTTCTGCAGCGACCCGTCTGACCCCGCCCTGTTACTGACACTGAAAGAGG ATCAGGATGGGGCAGAGCCCAGTGGTAACTCTGTCTCGGCGCTGAACCTGCTGCGTCTCTCCCACTTCACGGGCAAACAGGATTGGCTGGAGCGATCCCAGCAGCTGCTGACCGCCTTTTCCGATAGGCTCATTAAAGTGCCGATCGCTCTGCCCGACATGGTCCGCGGCCTCATGGCCCAACACTATACTCTGAAACAG attGTTATCTGTGGCCAGCCTGACGCTGAAGACACTCAGAGCCTGATTGCCTGTGTCAACTCCCTGTTCCTGCCTCACAAA